The nucleotide window ACGGCGTTCCCCTTTGCGATAACCCTTCGCTGGTTGATTTATTGGTAACTTTGGAATTAGGCGATGAAATTCCCGAAAACCTGTATATCGCCGTCGCCTACATCATCGCATTTGCTTACCAATTGGAAGGAAAAGTGCCCGACGCATGGCAATAAACCTGAACAAATTCCCGCAGAATTTTACAAAAAACACACAAACCGCTCAGTTATCACCCTTCCCAACGTCAGGTAATTAATGCGATTATGACGTCACTTTTTTGACGATCTTAAAGCCTTCATTAAGCATCTGTCGCTAATAACGATTTTTCCGACCATCCAATATTGCAACCAACATCAATGAATCACCTCATCACAAGCGAAGACCTCAAGTTACAGCTGGGCAAAGTCGTTATCTTTGACTGCCGTTTCCATCTCATGAATAAAACAGTGGGCAGCGAACAATATCGCGCCGGACATATTCCCGGTGCCTATTATCTGGATCTTGAACAAGATCTTTCTGGAGAGGTAAGCCAGCATGGCGGCCGACATCCGCTACCCGATATCGAAACCTTCAGCAAAAAACTGCGTGCAGCGGGTGTTAATCAGCAATCCACTATTGTGGTTTACGACGATTCACGCATGGCGTATGCCGCACGTGCATGGTGGCTATTACGCTTCTGTGGACATCAAAGCGTATTCATTCTTGATGGTGGATACACAGGCTGGGTCAATGCTGGCGGAGCCATCGACAGACGTGAACCTGCCGTCAAGCAGGGAAATTTCAAAGCGAATGTGCAGCAAGGTTGGACCCTGGATCGCGATGCAATTTGCGCGCAAGCAGAACAACTCACACTCATTGATTCGCGCGAAAGTAAACGCTATCGCGGCGAAGAAGAACCCATTGATCCTGTCGCAGGGCATATTCCCGGCGCACTGAATTTTTTCTGGCAAGATGCAACCGATGAAAAAGGATTTTTCAAATCAAAAAGCGAACAACAACAGCGCTGGATTGATTTACCGAGAGACAAAAAAATTGTGGTCTATTGCGGGTCAGGTGT belongs to Cellvibrio sp. pealriver and includes:
- a CDS encoding sulfurtransferase, whose protein sequence is MNHLITSEDLKLQLGKVVIFDCRFHLMNKTVGSEQYRAGHIPGAYYLDLEQDLSGEVSQHGGRHPLPDIETFSKKLRAAGVNQQSTIVVYDDSRMAYAARAWWLLRFCGHQSVFILDGGYTGWVNAGGAIDRREPAVKQGNFKANVQQGWTLDRDAICAQAEQLTLIDSRESKRYRGEEEPIDPVAGHIPGALNFFWQDATDEKGFFKSKSEQQQRWIDLPRDKKIVVYCGSGVTACVNLLSLEASGINAVLYPGSWSDWCSYRPK
- a CDS encoding EscU/YscU/HrcU family type III secretion system export apparatus switch protein encodes the protein MSSDYPPHALQKAVALYYDGTNAPHVSAKGTGAVAEQIIAIAEEHGVPLCDNPSLVDLLVTLELGDEIPENLYIAVAYIIAFAYQLEGKVPDAWQ